From the Streptomyces sp. NBC_00654 genome, the window GAGGACGGAGGGCAGCCGGCGGGCCACGCGCTTCTGCATCCGGGTGAATCCGTACCAGCGGCGCACCGAGGCGCGGCGGCGGCGGTTCTCGGCGGCGTCCAGGTCGAGCTGCCGGTCGACGGTGATGGGGTGGTGGATCGTGGTCACCAGGGGGGCGCCGAGGTCGGCGAGCAGACCGTAGCCGAGGGTCTGGTTGTCGTGGATGACGTCGAACTCGCCCCGGCGGGCGGCGAGATGGCGCCGGGCCCGCAGGCTGAAGGTGAGGGGTTCGGGGAAGCCGCCGGTCCACATGGTGGCGACCTCGGCGAGGTCGATCCAGTCGCGGTACTCGCCGCGGCCCGGGGTGCGGAACGGGTCCGGCTGCCGGTAGAGGTCCAGGCTCGGCAGTTCGGTGAGCGGGACGCCTTCGTCGAGCACCGGGTAGGGCTGGGCACCGATCACTTCGACGCTGTGGCCCAGCCGGGTCAGTTCGCGGGCGAGGTGGCGCACATAGACGCCCTGGCCGCCGCAGAACGGGTTTCCCTTGTAGGTGAGGAGTGCGATGCGCAGCGGCCCGTCGCCGGTACGGCCGGACGTGCCGTTGCCCGTGCGGGGGCCCGTTTCTATGGCCTCAGCGGTCACACTCGGCCCCCTTCTCACTGCGTGTTCGCCGGAGCGTAACCGCTCGCGCTAATCTAGAACAAGTTTCAGACCGGCTCGTTCAACAGGGCTCGAATCTACCGGCAGGTAGCGTCGGCGTGACAGCCGGATCAGGTGATTCGCGCCACGGCGGGCACCCTGGCATGCTGTGCGCGCCCGGCAGCTCGCTCGACCGCTCCCTGATGCGGACGAAAGCCATGGATGGGGACTCATGACCGCGGAAGCCAGACCCGCAGCGCCTCCGCTGACCGAACGCCAGGAGGCCCGCCGCCGCCGCATCCTGCACGCCAGCGCCCAGCTCGCCGGCCGGGGCGGGTTCGAGGCGGTGCAGATGCGCGAGGTGGCCGAGGCCGCCGGGGTCGCCCTGGGCACCCTGTACCGCTACTTCCCCTCCAAGGTCCATCTGCTGGTGGCCACCATGCAGGACCAGCTCCAGCACATGCACTCCACGCTCCGCAAGCGCCCGCCCGCCGGGGACGACGCCGCGCAGCGGGTCGCCGAGACCCTGATGCGGGCCTTCCGCGCCCTCCAGCGCGAACCTCATCTGGCTGATGCGATGGTACGCGCGCTGACGTTCGCGGACCGCAGTGTGAGCCCCGAGGTGGACACCGTCTCGCGGCTCACGACGGCGATCATCCTGGACGCGATGGGGCTGGAGCACCCGACGCCGGAACAGCTCTCCGCGGTACGGGTCATCGAGCACACCTGGCACTCCGCGCTGATCACCTGGCTGTCGGGGCGGGCCTCGATCGCCCAGGTGAAGATAGACATCGAGACGGTGTGCAGGCTCATCGCCGTGACGGCGGAGCCCGGCCCCCGGTAGCGCGCGCCGGAGCCCCCGCGCGGCGGTCCTCCCGGGCACCCATGTACCGCGGCCACATGCCGCCCCCGTCAGGTGAGGTGCCCTGCACCATGTCGACGGCGCGACGCTCTTCATACGGTTCGGCGCACATCACCGAACCACGCCGAGGAGCCGGTCACCATGCGTCGCAGAGCCGTAGGCACCGTCCGTCCCAGATCGCTGACCCTCACGGCCCTGGCCACCGCCGGGCTCCTGCTGACCGGCTGCACCGCCGCCGGCCAGGCGGGAGGCTCCGGGGGCGGCTCGGCCGGGGAGCGGGACGGGACCGTCAGGGTGGGCCTGGTCTACTCCCGTACCGGGCTGCTCGCCGCGTACGGGAAGCAGTACCGCGACGGGTTCATGGCGGGCCTCGACCACGCCACCGGCGGTACCGGCAAGGTCGACGGCCACCGCATCGAGGTCACCGAGCAGGACGACGCGGGCGACCCGGGCAAGGCGGTCTCCGCCGCGAAGAACCTCATCGGCAAGGGCTACAAGGTGCTGGCCGGCACCACCGACTCCGGCGTCGCCCTCCAGATGGCCCCGCTCGCGGCCCAGAACAAGGTGCTGTACATCGACGGCCCGGCCGCCACCGACGCCGTGACCGGGGTCAACGCGTACACCTTCCGCTCCGGCCGGCAGTCCTACCAGGACATCCTCACGGCGGGCACGATGCTGGGCGAGGCAAAGGGCAGGAAGGTCACGGTGCTGGCCCAGGACTCCACCTTCGGCCAGGCCAACGTCGCCGCCGTGAAGGCCGTCCTCGGGGAGCGCGGCGCCGAGGTCGGGTCGGTGCTGGCGCCGCCCAGCGCGACGGACCTGACGCCGTTCGCCCGCCAGGTGAAGGCCGCCGGACCCGATCTGGTCTTCGTGGCCTGGGCCGGTTCCACCGCCCCCGCCCTGTGGACCGCGCTGGACCAGCAGGGGGTGCTGGACGCGGGCAAGGTGGTGACCGGGCTGGCCGGTACGGCCTCGTACCCGGTGTTCGGGGCGGCCGGTTCCAAGGTCTCGTTCCTGGCGCACTACTTCCCCGGCGCGGGCGGCGGCAACGCCGTCGAGAAGGCGATGCTGGACGGGGTCGCCGAGGCGGGCGGCACACCCGACCTGTTCACCCCGGACGGTTTCACCGCCGCGCAGATGGTGGTGCGGGCCGTCCGGGACGGCAGCGCCACGGACACCTCGGCGATGGTGAAGGCCCTGGAGGGCTGGACCTTCGACGGGGTGAAGGGCAAGCAGCGCATCCGGGCCGAGGACCACGCCCTGGTGCAGCCGATGTTCGTCGCCAGGCTCACGGGGAAGGGCGCCACCGCCGTACCGGAGCTGGTGTCCACCGCGCCGATGGACGAGGTGGCCCCGCCCGCGAAGCCCTCGGCGGGCTGAGCGATGACCGCTCCCGACACCCTCACCGCTCCCGTGCTCCGGCTCTCCGGGCTCGGCTGGACCATCGGCGGGGCCACCATCGTCGAGAACGTCTCGCTGAGCGTCCGGGAGGGCGAGTTCCTGGCGTTCATCGGCCCCAACGGGGCGGGCAAGACCTCGCTGTTCAACCTGATCAGCGGGATCACCGCCCCGACCGCGGGCACCCTCGCGCTGGACGGCACCGATCTGACGCGGCTGCCCGTGCACACCCGGGCCCGTCGCGGCATCGGGCGCACCTTCCAGACGTCCAGCCTCTGGCCCGCGATGACGGTGGCCGAGCATGTCCGGCTGGCCGCGCAGGCCGCCGGGGGCGGCTCGTACCGGCTGTGGCGGCGCGCCGCCCCGTACGCCGCCGAGGTGCGCGGCGTGCTGGAGCGCACCGGTCTCGGACACCGGGCGTCGACGCCCGCCGCCGAGCTGTCGCACGGCGAGAAGCGGAAGCTGGAGCTCGCCGTACTGCTGGTGGGCGATCCGCGGCTGATGCTGCTCGACGAGCCGATGGCCGGGGTCAGCGCGGAGGAGGTCCCCGCGCTGACCGAGCTGATCCGCACCCTGCACCGCGACGAGGGGCGCACGGTCCTGATGGTCGAGCACCACATGGACGTCCTGCTGGGTCTGGCCGACCGGCTCGCGGTGATGCACCACGGGAGTCTGCTGGCGCTGGGCACCCCCGAGGCCGTGACCGCCGACCCCGCCGTACAGCAGGCCTACCTCGGGGAGGGACTGTGACACCGCGCGGCACGGAAACCGGCGGCACGGAGATGCGCGGCACACAGCCCGGCAACACGGCGCCCGGCCCCGATGTCCTGCTCGCCGTGCGGGACCTGCGGGTGCTCATCGGCGGCCGGCACATCCTGCACGGCGTCGACCTGGATGTGGCCCGGCACGGGGTGACCGCGCTGCTGGGCCGCAACGGTGCCGGGAAGACGACGACCGTACGCGGCATCCTCGGGCTCGTCCCGCGCGACGGGAGCGTACGGCTCGACGGCGAGGAGACCGTGACGCTGCCCACGCACACCCTGGTGCGGCGCGGCATCGGCTACGCCCCGGAGGACCGCGGGATCTTCGCCTCGCTGACCGTCGCGGAGAACCTGCGGCTGGCCGAACGGGCCGGCGCGGACGGCCCCGACTATCCGCTCGTCCATGAACTGTTCCCCGAACTCAAGCGCCGGGCCCGGCAGTTGGCCGGGACACTGTCCGGCGGCCAGCAGCAGATGGTGGCCATCGGCCGCACCCTGCTCAACGGCAACGCGCTGATCATCGCGGACGAACCGACCAAGGGGCTCGCGCCCAGGGTCGTCACCGAGGTCGCCCAGGTGCTGGAGCGGGCCGCCGAGGCGGTGCCGGTGCTGCTCGTGGAGCAGAACCTCGCCGTCGTCCGCAGGCTGGCCGGGCGCTGCGTGGTGCTCGCGGACGGCCGCACGGCCCACCAGGGCCCGGCCGGCGCCCTGTTGGACGACGCGGAGGCGGCCCGCCGGCTGCTGGGAGTGGGCAGCCGCCACGCACCCGGCGCCGGCGCCACCGCCGCGTCCCCCGCCCCTTCCCCGACCGCGGAGGCGGATTCCTGATGTCCACCATCGTTCTGCTCACCATGACCGGACTCGGTCTGGGAGCCCTCTACTTCCTCATCGCGTCGGGGCTCTCCCTGATCTTCGGCCTGATGGATGTGCTCAACTTCGCGCACGGGGCGCTGCTGTCCATCGGGGCGTACGGCACCTGGTGGGCCGCGTCCGGGAACCTGCCCGGCGCCGGAAGCGGTGGGGCGGGCTTCGTCCTCGCCGTGCTCTTCGGTACGGCGGTGGGCACCCTCGCCGCCGTCGTGCTGGAACTCGCCGTCGTGCGCCCGCTGTACACCCGGCCGCGCGAACAGGTCCTCGCCACGGTCGGGGTGGGGCTCGCCGTTCCCGCGCTGCTGTCCGGCATCTGGGGCCCGGACGCGCTGACGTTCCCCGGGCCGCGGGCGCTGTCCGGCACCTTCGGGCTGCTGGGCGCGCAGGTCCCCGTCAACCGGCTGGTGCTGATCGCGGCGGCCGTCCTCGTCCTGCTGGCGCTGCGGCTCTTCCTCGGCCGGACCCGGCACGGTCTGGTCGTCCGGGCGGGCGTCGAGGACCGGGCCATGGTGACCGCGCTCGGCATCGACGTCCGCAGGGCGTTCACCCTCGTCTTCGCCATCGGGGGTGCCGCCGCCGCGCTCGGCGGGGCGCTCGGCGGGCTGTACTTCGGCTCCGTCGACCCACGGCAGGGGACCTCGCTGCTGATCTTCGCCTTCGTGGTGGTGGTCACCGGCGGCATGGGATCGGTGACCGGCGCCGCCGTGGCGTCCGTCGTCATCGGCCTGGTCCAGCAGTTCGCCAACTACTACACCGCCGCGGGCCTCGGCGACCTGGCGGTCGTCGTCCTGCTCGCCGCGCTGCTGCTCGTCCGCCCGAGCGGACTGACCGGGAGGCTCGCGTGAGCACCGCCACCGAGACACAGAGACACACCGGCCCCGCCCCCGCGGCCGCCCCGTCCGGGGCGCCCGGAGCCGCGGCCCGGCTGCTGCGCTGGTGGCCCGCCGCCGCCCTGGCGCTCCTGATCGTCGCCCCGTACAGCGCACTGCCCCTGCCGGGCCTGCTGGACGGTCCGGTCGGCAGTCCCGGCAGCCTCCAACTTCTCGCCACCTGCCTGCTGTTCGGCGCGCTCGCCACGGGCTACGACCTGCTGCTGGGCCGGACCGGACTGCTCTCCTTCGGCCATGCGCTGTATTTCGCGGCGGGCAGCTACGCCACCAACATGTTCCTGCTGGAGGCCGGGCTGCCGTTCGCCCTGTCGGCCGTCCTCGGCCTCTGCTTCGGGATCGCGCTGGCCGTGGTGCTGGGATCGGTGAGCCTGCGGGTCACCGGAATCGGCTTCTCCATGGTGACGCTCGCCTTCGCCCAGGCCGGTTCGCTCCTGGTCGCCCGCGACCCCGGCGGCATCACCGGCGGCGAGGAGGGCCGGGCGGCCCCCGCCGACCTGCTGCCCTCCGCGCTGGTGGGCATCGAGCACACGGCGAACCTCTACTGGGTCTCGCTCGCCTACCTCGTCCTCACCCTCGGCGTCGTCCACTGGGCGGTCCGCTCCCCCACCGGGCGGGTCTGGGAAGGCATCAAGGAGAACGAACGCCGGGTGGAGGTCCTGGGCCTGAGGCCGTACGGCTTCAAGCTGACGGCCTTCGTCCTGGCCGGTGCGCTGGCCGCGCTCGGCGGGCTGGTCCATCTGCTGCTCACCGGCGGCTCCACCCCGCAGACCACCACGTCCGACTTCACGCTGTCCCTGCTGGTGATGGTCGTGCTCGGCGGATCGGGCACCCGCTGGGGGCCGATGGCCGGCGGCATCCTCTACACCTGGGCCGATCACCGCCTCGGCGACCTCGCGGGGTCGGGAGCGGTCGCCGACCTGCCCGCCGTGCTGCGCGTTCCGCTCTCCCAGCCGCTGTTCCTGCTCGGCGTGGTGTTCGTGGCCGTGGTACATCTGCTGCCCGGCGGCCTCGCCCGGCTGCCCTCGCGCCTCTCGTCCCGGCCGGCCCCGCCGCGGGGAACCACGAAGGAGAACCGACGCCCATGACCACGTACACACCGCTGCACGAGGAGCTCCGGGTCCCTGTCGCCGGAGGCGACCTGGCCGTACTGCGCTGGCCCGCCCGCGACCCCGGTGCGCCGGTGGTGATGGCCCTGCACGGGATCACCGCCAACGCGCTCTCCTGGGGCCCGGTGGCCCGGCGGCTGGCGGGCCGGGTCACGCTGGTCGCCCCGGATCTGCGCGGCCGGGCGGGGAGCCGCGGGCTGCCGGAGCCGTACGGGATCGCGGCGCACGCCGACGACGCGGCGGCACTGGCCGGCGCGCTCGCTCCCGGGGGCGGCCGGGTGGCGCTGGCGGGGCACTCGATGGGCGCCTTCGTGGCGGCGCTGGCCGCGGTGCGGCATCCGGCGCTGTTCGGCCCGCCGGTCCTGGTGGACGGCGGGTTCGGCTTCCCCGCCCCCACCCATCTGTCGCCCGACGAACTCATGACCGCGGTGATCGGCCCGGCCATGGACCGGCTGTCGATGACGTTCCCCGACCGTGCCGCGTACCGGGCGTTCTGGCAGGCGCACCCCGCGTTCGCCGGGGCGTGGTCCGCCGACGTGGACGCGTACATCCAGCGCGACCTGACGGGCGAGGAGCCGGAACTGCGCTCCACGTGCCGGATCGAGGCGGTACGCGCGGACGGCATCGGCCTGTTCGACGACGAGGTCCTCGCGGCGGTCCACCGGCTGCCGGGCCCCGCGACCCTGCTGTGGGCGGCACGGGGACTGATGGACGAGGAGCAGGGCCTGTACGACGCCTCCCGGCTGGCGGCGGCGGGCCTTCAGGACACCCGCGTACGGGCGGTGGCGGTACCGGACGTGAACCACTACACGCTGCTGACGGGGGACGCGGGGGCCGGGGAGGTGGCCCGGCACCTGCTGGCGGCGGTGCGCCCGGAGGGGTCGGGCGGCTGAGGACGGGGGCGAGAGGGTGCAGGGGGCGGGGCGCGTGAGGGTGTACGGGGCGGGGGCGGCCGACCGCGCGGTGGCCGCCGCCCCGCTGCCGTACGGTCATCCCCCCGTCCCCGCCCGTCCGGCGGTCAGGCGCCCGACAGCCCGTGCAGACGC encodes:
- a CDS encoding TetR family transcriptional regulator, coding for MTAEARPAAPPLTERQEARRRRILHASAQLAGRGGFEAVQMREVAEAAGVALGTLYRYFPSKVHLLVATMQDQLQHMHSTLRKRPPAGDDAAQRVAETLMRAFRALQREPHLADAMVRALTFADRSVSPEVDTVSRLTTAIILDAMGLEHPTPEQLSAVRVIEHTWHSALITWLSGRASIAQVKIDIETVCRLIAVTAEPGPR
- a CDS encoding branched-chain amino acid ABC transporter permease gives rise to the protein MSTIVLLTMTGLGLGALYFLIASGLSLIFGLMDVLNFAHGALLSIGAYGTWWAASGNLPGAGSGGAGFVLAVLFGTAVGTLAAVVLELAVVRPLYTRPREQVLATVGVGLAVPALLSGIWGPDALTFPGPRALSGTFGLLGAQVPVNRLVLIAAAVLVLLALRLFLGRTRHGLVVRAGVEDRAMVTALGIDVRRAFTLVFAIGGAAAALGGALGGLYFGSVDPRQGTSLLIFAFVVVVTGGMGSVTGAAVASVVIGLVQQFANYYTAAGLGDLAVVVLLAALLLVRPSGLTGRLA
- a CDS encoding alpha/beta hydrolase, which encodes MTTYTPLHEELRVPVAGGDLAVLRWPARDPGAPVVMALHGITANALSWGPVARRLAGRVTLVAPDLRGRAGSRGLPEPYGIAAHADDAAALAGALAPGGGRVALAGHSMGAFVAALAAVRHPALFGPPVLVDGGFGFPAPTHLSPDELMTAVIGPAMDRLSMTFPDRAAYRAFWQAHPAFAGAWSADVDAYIQRDLTGEEPELRSTCRIEAVRADGIGLFDDEVLAAVHRLPGPATLLWAARGLMDEEQGLYDASRLAAAGLQDTRVRAVAVPDVNHYTLLTGDAGAGEVARHLLAAVRPEGSGG
- a CDS encoding branched-chain amino acid ABC transporter permease gives rise to the protein MSTATETQRHTGPAPAAAPSGAPGAAARLLRWWPAAALALLIVAPYSALPLPGLLDGPVGSPGSLQLLATCLLFGALATGYDLLLGRTGLLSFGHALYFAAGSYATNMFLLEAGLPFALSAVLGLCFGIALAVVLGSVSLRVTGIGFSMVTLAFAQAGSLLVARDPGGITGGEEGRAAPADLLPSALVGIEHTANLYWVSLAYLVLTLGVVHWAVRSPTGRVWEGIKENERRVEVLGLRPYGFKLTAFVLAGALAALGGLVHLLLTGGSTPQTTTSDFTLSLLVMVVLGGSGTRWGPMAGGILYTWADHRLGDLAGSGAVADLPAVLRVPLSQPLFLLGVVFVAVVHLLPGGLARLPSRLSSRPAPPRGTTKENRRP
- a CDS encoding substrate-binding domain-containing protein; this translates as MRRRAVGTVRPRSLTLTALATAGLLLTGCTAAGQAGGSGGGSAGERDGTVRVGLVYSRTGLLAAYGKQYRDGFMAGLDHATGGTGKVDGHRIEVTEQDDAGDPGKAVSAAKNLIGKGYKVLAGTTDSGVALQMAPLAAQNKVLYIDGPAATDAVTGVNAYTFRSGRQSYQDILTAGTMLGEAKGRKVTVLAQDSTFGQANVAAVKAVLGERGAEVGSVLAPPSATDLTPFARQVKAAGPDLVFVAWAGSTAPALWTALDQQGVLDAGKVVTGLAGTASYPVFGAAGSKVSFLAHYFPGAGGGNAVEKAMLDGVAEAGGTPDLFTPDGFTAAQMVVRAVRDGSATDTSAMVKALEGWTFDGVKGKQRIRAEDHALVQPMFVARLTGKGATAVPELVSTAPMDEVAPPAKPSAG
- a CDS encoding ABC transporter ATP-binding protein produces the protein MRGTQPGNTAPGPDVLLAVRDLRVLIGGRHILHGVDLDVARHGVTALLGRNGAGKTTTVRGILGLVPRDGSVRLDGEETVTLPTHTLVRRGIGYAPEDRGIFASLTVAENLRLAERAGADGPDYPLVHELFPELKRRARQLAGTLSGGQQQMVAIGRTLLNGNALIIADEPTKGLAPRVVTEVAQVLERAAEAVPVLLVEQNLAVVRRLAGRCVVLADGRTAHQGPAGALLDDAEAARRLLGVGSRHAPGAGATAASPAPSPTAEADS
- a CDS encoding ABC transporter ATP-binding protein — its product is MTAPDTLTAPVLRLSGLGWTIGGATIVENVSLSVREGEFLAFIGPNGAGKTSLFNLISGITAPTAGTLALDGTDLTRLPVHTRARRGIGRTFQTSSLWPAMTVAEHVRLAAQAAGGGSYRLWRRAAPYAAEVRGVLERTGLGHRASTPAAELSHGEKRKLELAVLLVGDPRLMLLDEPMAGVSAEEVPALTELIRTLHRDEGRTVLMVEHHMDVLLGLADRLAVMHHGSLLALGTPEAVTADPAVQQAYLGEGL